CCGCCGAGAGGTCGGCCACGGTGGAGGGGCCGGTGTCGTCGTGCATGAGCAGCCGCCAGATGCCGTCGATCAGGTCGTCGACGTAGGTGAAGGAGCGGGTCTGCTCGCCGGCGCCGTAGATGGTGAGCGGCTGGTCGGTGAGGGCCTGCACGATGAAGTTGGAGACGACGCGGCCGTCGTTCGGGCGCATCCGTGGGCCGTAGGTGTTGAAAATGCGGACGATGCGGGTGTCCAGGCCGTGGTAGCGGTGGTAGGCCATGGTGATGGCCTCGGCGAAGCGCTTGGCCTCGTCGTAGACGCCGCGCGGGCCGACGGGGTTGACGTGGCCCCAGTACCCTTCTGGCTGGGGGTGGACCTGGGGATCGCCGTAGACCTCGGAGGTGGAGGCGATCAGGAAGCGGGCGTTCTTGGCCTTGCAGAGGCCGAGAGCCTTGTGGGTGCCGAGGCTGCCGACCTTGAGGGTGGGGATCGGCATGCGGAGGTAGTCGATGGGGCTGGCCGGCGAGGCGAAGTGGACGACGGCGTCGAGCTGGCCGGGCAGGTAGAGGAACTCGGTGACGTCCTGCTTGACGAAGCGGAAGCCGGGATGGCCGAACCGGTGGGCGAGGTTATCCTCGCGGCCGGTGATCAGGTTGTCGAAGACGATGACCTCGTGGCCAGCCTCAAGGAGGCGGTCCGTCAGGTGCGACCCGAGAAAGCCAGCCCCGCCGGTGATCAGACAGCGCACGATCGAACGT
This sequence is a window from Chloroflexota bacterium. Protein-coding genes within it:
- a CDS encoding SDR family oxidoreductase, with translation MRCLITGGAGFLGSHLTDRLLEAGHEVIVFDNLITGREDNLAHRFGHPGFRFVKQDVTEFLYLPGQLDAVVHFASPASPIDYLRMPIPTLKVGSLGTHKALGLCKAKNARFLIASTSEVYGDPQVHPQPEGYWGHVNPVGPRGVYDEAKRFAEAITMAYHRYHGLDTRIVRIFNTYGPRMRPNDGRVVSNFIVQALTDQPLTIYGAGEQTRSFTYVDDLIDGIWRLLMHDDTGPSTVADLSAVDPTIEDIHLPVNIGNPVEFTVAQLAEQVLEFTGSRSKIEHRPLPVDDPKVRQPDITRAKALLGFEPTVPLAEGLRRTIPYFREQVEAGASS